A window of Deltaproteobacteria bacterium genomic DNA:
TCTTGAGTGCCGTAGCACTCTACAGCAAAGGAAGCGCATACACTGCCCATCCTGGCAGACTGTTCGATATCCTTGCCCCGGACCAGACCGCTGACCAGCCCGCCCCTGTAAGCATCTCCGGCGCCTGTCGGGTCCTCTACCGCCTTGGGCTTCACAGTAGGAATACTTATTTCACAATCCGGTGTGAAGACCTTTGAACCCAGATCTCCCAGGGTGACAATGATCGTCCTGGCCCGCCTAAGCAAGGCTTCTTGGTTTAGCCCGGTCTTGCTCATGATCAGATCCATCTCATAATCATTGGAGATCAGAATCCGGCACCCTTCTATGGCCTTAACCAGTTCTTTCGCATCCAACATGGGCAGCGATTGCCCAGGGTCGAAGATATAGTCGATCCCCCTGGCCTTACAGACGCGTGGGTAGTTCACCATGTCCTCAAGATTACCGGGAGAGATGATAACCATGGTCTCCTTTGGATTGAGTTTGTCGAAATCCAGAGAGGAAGGATATTTCATGGCTCCCGGGTTGAACCCGGTGATCTGGTTATCAGCCCGGTCGGTGGTTATATAGGCACTGGCAGTGAATTCATCCTCTATGATTTTGATGTTTTCGGTAGAGATCCCCTTCTTCGCCAGCCATTCGAAGTACCGCTGATAATCATGTCCGATAGTAGCGGAGATTCCAGGCTTCTCGCCCATCAGGGTGAGCGCGTAGGCAATATTGCCTGCCGTGCCGCCGAATTTCTCCTTCATGCCCTTCACCTGGAAGCAGACGTTCAAAACATGTATTTTCTCGGGGAGGATATGCTCCGAGAAGTATCCCGGGAAATCCATAATCCGGTCGTATGCCAGTGACCCGGAAACAATGACATGCATATTC
This region includes:
- a CDS encoding carbohydrate kinase family protein produces the protein MHVIVSGSLAYDRIMDFPGYFSEHILPEKIHVLNVCFQVKGMKEKFGGTAGNIAYALTLMGEKPGISATIGHDYQRYFEWLAKKGISTENIKIIEDEFTASAYITTDRADNQITGFNPGAMKYPSSLDFDKLNPKETMVIISPGNLEDMVNYPRVCKARGIDYIFDPGQSLPMLDAKELVKAIEGCRILISNDYEMDLIMSKTGLNQEALLRRARTIIVTLGDLGSKVFTPDCEISIPTVKPKAVEDPTGAGDAYRGGLVSGLVRGKDIEQSARMGSVCASFAVECYGTQEYRFSPKEFNERFNECY